In Cryptomeria japonica chromosome 10, Sugi_1.0, whole genome shotgun sequence, a genomic segment contains:
- the LOC131071886 gene encoding transcription factor ICE1 isoform X1 produces the protein MEMAWVGSVDESFQEADYEFSYRYNDDDSLVGNQCYYSPAFGGNEGTLVDLLGSSLDFPQCPLNSTTNNVNGVPDSVESFEEHDWFSFKFEGLEALPWIDGGEYLRQKRDGNKCELDIIKEGKWGEGMNEKMHCVFGKVGVGGEANNVDSGKVSAGGPGQSINSKGKKNGNCLPAKNLMAERRRRKRLNDRLSMLRSVVPNISKQMDRASILGDAVEYLKELLKRINELHDEVMQTSDNPLLTGPSNLHSLRTIHPAFVCGDKKYYHLPVPDPDAQPAKVEVRTTEGKTLNIHMFCARKPSLLLSTMMALDGLGLDVKQAVISCFNGFALNVFQAEKTMGNEIPAEDIKTVLLHTAGYQSTL, from the exons ATGGAAATGGCTTGGGTTGGGTCTGTAGATGAGAGCTTTCAAGAAGCAGACTATGAATTCAGCTACAGATATAACGATGATGATTCTCTTGTTGGGAATCAATGCTATTATTCTCCAGCTTTTGGTGGCAATGAGGGGACCCTAGTGGATCTTTTGGGATCTTCTCTAGATTTCCCTCAATGCCCACTAAATTCTACAACTAATAATGTGAATGGGGTACCTGATTCTGTGGAGAGTTTTGAGGAGCATGACTGGTTTTCCTTCAAGTTTGAGGGCTTGGAAGCCCTTCCTTGGATTGATGGTGGTGAGTATCTGAGACAGAAAAGAGATGGGAACAAGTGTGAATTGGATATAATTAAGGAAGGGAAATGGGGAGAGGGAATGAATGAGAAGATGCACTGTGTCTTTGGTAAAGTTGGTGTTGGAGGAGAGGCCAATAATGTTGATTCTGGTAAAGTTAGTGCTGGTGGACCTGGCCAAAGCATCAACAGCAAAGGGAAAAAGAATGGGAACTGTTTGCCCGCTAAGAATCTTATGGCAGAGAGGAGGAGAAGGAAAAGACTGAATGATCGCCTCTCCATGCTCCGTTCTGTTGTGCCCAACATCTCCAAG CAGATGGACAGGGCGTCAATTTTGGGAGATGCTGTTGAATATTTGAAGGAGCTTCTGAAACGCATTAATGAGCTGCATGATGAGGTCATGCAAACTTCAGATAATCCTCTTCTTACTGGTCCTTCTAATTTACATTCCTTGAGAACCATACACCCTGCTTTTGTTTGTGGGGATAAGAAATACTATCATCTTCCAGTGCCTGATCCAGATGCACAGCCAGCAAAG GTGGAAGTGAGGACAACAGAAGGCAAGACTTTGAATATTCACATGTTTTGTGCCAGAAAGCCTAGCTTGCTTCTGTCCACAATGATGGCTTTGGATGGACTTGGTCTTGATGTCAAACAAGCTGTCATAAGTTGCTTCAATGGGTTTGCACTAAATGTTTTTCAAGCAGAG AAAACTATGGGAAATGAGATTCCAGCTGAGGATATCAAGACAGTGCTGCTACATACTGCAGGCTATCAATCTACACTCTAG
- the LOC131071886 gene encoding transcription factor ICE1 isoform X2: MEMAWVGSVDESFQEADYEFSYRYNDDDSLVGNQCYYSPAFGGNEGTLVDLLGSSLDFPQCPLNSTTNNVNGVPDSVESFEEHDWFSFKFEGLEALPWIDGGEYLRQKRDGNKCELDIIKEGKWGEGMNEKMHCVFGKVGVGGEANNVDSGKVSAGGPGQSINSKGKKNGNCLPAKNLMAERRRRKRLNDRLSMLRSVVPNISKMDRASILGDAVEYLKELLKRINELHDEVMQTSDNPLLTGPSNLHSLRTIHPAFVCGDKKYYHLPVPDPDAQPAKVEVRTTEGKTLNIHMFCARKPSLLLSTMMALDGLGLDVKQAVISCFNGFALNVFQAEKTMGNEIPAEDIKTVLLHTAGYQSTL, translated from the exons ATGGAAATGGCTTGGGTTGGGTCTGTAGATGAGAGCTTTCAAGAAGCAGACTATGAATTCAGCTACAGATATAACGATGATGATTCTCTTGTTGGGAATCAATGCTATTATTCTCCAGCTTTTGGTGGCAATGAGGGGACCCTAGTGGATCTTTTGGGATCTTCTCTAGATTTCCCTCAATGCCCACTAAATTCTACAACTAATAATGTGAATGGGGTACCTGATTCTGTGGAGAGTTTTGAGGAGCATGACTGGTTTTCCTTCAAGTTTGAGGGCTTGGAAGCCCTTCCTTGGATTGATGGTGGTGAGTATCTGAGACAGAAAAGAGATGGGAACAAGTGTGAATTGGATATAATTAAGGAAGGGAAATGGGGAGAGGGAATGAATGAGAAGATGCACTGTGTCTTTGGTAAAGTTGGTGTTGGAGGAGAGGCCAATAATGTTGATTCTGGTAAAGTTAGTGCTGGTGGACCTGGCCAAAGCATCAACAGCAAAGGGAAAAAGAATGGGAACTGTTTGCCCGCTAAGAATCTTATGGCAGAGAGGAGGAGAAGGAAAAGACTGAATGATCGCCTCTCCATGCTCCGTTCTGTTGTGCCCAACATCTCCAAG ATGGACAGGGCGTCAATTTTGGGAGATGCTGTTGAATATTTGAAGGAGCTTCTGAAACGCATTAATGAGCTGCATGATGAGGTCATGCAAACTTCAGATAATCCTCTTCTTACTGGTCCTTCTAATTTACATTCCTTGAGAACCATACACCCTGCTTTTGTTTGTGGGGATAAGAAATACTATCATCTTCCAGTGCCTGATCCAGATGCACAGCCAGCAAAG GTGGAAGTGAGGACAACAGAAGGCAAGACTTTGAATATTCACATGTTTTGTGCCAGAAAGCCTAGCTTGCTTCTGTCCACAATGATGGCTTTGGATGGACTTGGTCTTGATGTCAAACAAGCTGTCATAAGTTGCTTCAATGGGTTTGCACTAAATGTTTTTCAAGCAGAG AAAACTATGGGAAATGAGATTCCAGCTGAGGATATCAAGACAGTGCTGCTACATACTGCAGGCTATCAATCTACACTCTAG